In one window of Arachis ipaensis cultivar K30076 chromosome B06, Araip1.1, whole genome shotgun sequence DNA:
- the LOC107647367 gene encoding transcription repressor MYB6-like: MSKSSATTTPCCSKVGIKKGPWSAEEDEILSKFVQKEGEGRWRTLPKRAGLQRCGKSCRLRWMNYLRPSVKRGQIAPDEEDLILRLHRLLGNRWALIAGRLPGRTDNEIKNYWNTHLSKKLIKRGIDPRTHKPLITTNYSTHVTTSNGGVFHHHDQHSNVTSSIIMPLQQQPTMTVNPASEIGNVNNSKFDYAPIISAGGNIMEENNNNNNVVVDYHHHGGNNGNNNNDVEEEDTLLVFLNSLFDGGNNEVMNNNNNNNDNSGTDELAAFQHHHDDQDDVTMFPPPLSTSFRLEDWEAEFSNALINQQDGSSSSSPPNK; this comes from the exons ATGAGCAAGAGTAGTGCTACTACCACACCGTGCTGCAGCAAAGTTGGGATCAAGAAAGGACCATGGAGTGCCGAGGAAGACGAGATCCTGTCCAAATTTGTCCAGAAGGAAGGGGAGGGGCGGTGGCGTACGCTCCCCAAGCGGGCCGGGCTGCAGCGCTGCGGCAAGAGTTGCCGCCTCCGCTGGATGAACTATCTCCGCCCCTCCGTGAAGCGAGGCCAGATCGCTCCTGACGAGGAGGATCTCATCCTCCGCCTTCACCGTCTCTTGGGCAACAG GTGGGCTTTGATAGCTGGCAGATTACCTGGGAGGACTGATAACGAGATCAAGAATTACTGGAATACCCATCTAAGCAAGAAGCTCATAAAGCGAGGCATAGATCCAAGAACCCATAAGCCATTAATCACCACCAATTATTCTACTCATGTTACTACTTCAAATGGAGGTGTTTTTCATCATCATGATCAACATTCAAATGTAACCTCTTCAATCATAATGCCGCTGCAGCAACAACCTACGATGACTGTGAATCCTGCGTCAGAAATTGGTAATGTCAACAACAGCAAATTTGATTATGCTCCAATAATTAGTGCTGGTGGGAACATTATGGaagagaataataataacaataatgttGTTGTTGATTATCATCATCATGGCGGAAATAATgggaataataataatgatgttgaggaggaagatACATTGTTGGTTTTTCTGAATTCTTTATTTGATGGTGGTAACAATGAAGTGatgaataacaataataataataatgataatagtgGAACAGACGAATTAGCGGCGTTTCAGCATCATCATGATGATCAGGATGATGTTACAATGTTCCCTCCACCGCTTTCAACATCTTTTCGTCTTGAAGATTGGGAAGCTGAATTCAGCAATGCACTTATAAATCAACAAGAtggttcatcatcatcatcacctccTAATAAGTAA